From a region of the Sesamum indicum cultivar Zhongzhi No. 13 linkage group LG3, S_indicum_v1.0, whole genome shotgun sequence genome:
- the LOC105157622 gene encoding muscle M-line assembly protein unc-89 isoform X2, which translates to MFEGRARSKFVSKCKSDIKLTKTRIEMIKKKRNAVQKYLRNDIGDLLRNGLDYNAYGRAEGLIAELNRTDCYDFINQFCEQLSSHLAAMSKQKECPEECKEAVSSLVFAAARFADLPELRDLRTLVSEKYGNSLDCYLNKEFAKKMKPDPPSKDLKLQLLQEIAADSGIEWNSKALENKLFNDSVKQQSFARETDENVDHFAIEEKLPPVKDIHVDSVGRTQKHDEPAFARNVTNEEEDGDKSLKYKSIPPPYTKPEYDQQKSSLRETRSDPRKEPTDSEDAEAHHDSKAKRMLNSISKRTFRSPWGKGVVGGSEGNENVKLSNKEKAAQGQRILKFFDKRGSDEIDEEERTMDKLLKYYSRKKGSQENSKSDSSKATKERSPDGPNRSSSLPVESTSPPETPKKHTRAASLHVHPRLPDYDDFVAQLAALKENSKH; encoded by the exons atgTTTGAGGGGCGTGCGAGGAGCAAGTTTGTATCCAAATG TAAGTCGGATATTAAGCTGACAAAGACCCGAATCGAGATgataaagaagaagagaaatgcAGTACAAAAGTATTTGAGGAATGACATTGGTGATCTGCTTAGAAATGGATTGGATTACAACGCCTATGGCAgg GCTGAAGGGTTAATCGCCGAGCTCAACAGAACTGATTGTTACGACTTCATCAACCAGTTCTGTGAACAACTCTCAAGTCATCTTGCGGCAATGAGCAAACAGAA GGAATGTCCTGAAGAGTGCAAGGAAGCGGTGTCGTCTCTGGTGTTTGCAGCAGCGAGGTTTGCTGATCTGCCAGAGTTGCGGGACCTGAGAACTTTAGTTTCTGAGAAATATGGGAATTCCCTCGATTGTTACCTCAATAAAGAG TTTGCCAAGAAGATGAAGCCTGACCCTCCTTCAAAAGATCTGAAGCTTCAGTTGTTGCAAGAAATAGCTGCAGATTCCGGCATAGAATGGAACTCAAAAGCTCTCGAAAATAAGCTCTTTAACGACTCTGTAAAACAACAG AGTTTTGCTAGGGAAACGGATGAAAATGTGGACCATTTTGCAATCGAGGAGAAACTTCCTCCTGTCAAGGACATTCATGTAGATTCTGTTGGGAGAACTCAAAAGCATGACGAGCCGGCATTTGCAAGAAATGTTAcgaatgaagaagaagatggcGATAAGTCTCTCAAGTACAAGTCAATTCCTCCTCCTTATACTAAGCCTGAATATGATCAACAAAAGAGCAGTTTGAGAGAAACAAGGAGCGATCCCCGTAAAGAACCTACTGATTCTGAAGATGCTGAAGCACATCATGACAGCAAGGCCAAGCGAATGCTGAATTCCATCAGCAAACGAACCTTTAGATCTCCATGGGGTAAGGGTGTTGTTGGTGGTTCCGAAGGCAACGAGAATGTAAAATTgagcaacaaagaaaaagcagCACAGGGTCAAAGAATCTTGAAATTCTTCGACAAACGTGGCTCTGATGAAATCGATGAAGAAGAAAGGACGATGGATAAGCTTCTGAAGTACTACAGTAGGAAAAAGGGGTCACAAGAAAACAGCAAATCGGATTCAAGCAAAGCCACAAAAGAAAGGAGTCCAGATGGTCCGAACCGATCCTCATCTCTTCCTGTTGAGTCAACAAGTCCACCAGAGACGCCTAAGAAACATACTCGAG
- the LOC105157622 gene encoding muscle M-line assembly protein unc-89 isoform X1, which yields MFEGRARSKFVSKCKSDIKLTKTRIEMIKKKRNAVQKYLRNDIGDLLRNGLDYNAYGRAEGLIAELNRTDCYDFINQFCEQLSSHLAAMSKQKECPEECKEAVSSLVFAAARFADLPELRDLRTLVSEKYGNSLDCYLNKEFAKKMKPDPPSKDLKLQLLQEIAADSGIEWNSKALENKLFNDSVKQQVNHVLLSFARETDENVDHFAIEEKLPPVKDIHVDSVGRTQKHDEPAFARNVTNEEEDGDKSLKYKSIPPPYTKPEYDQQKSSLRETRSDPRKEPTDSEDAEAHHDSKAKRMLNSISKRTFRSPWGKGVVGGSEGNENVKLSNKEKAAQGQRILKFFDKRGSDEIDEEERTMDKLLKYYSRKKGSQENSKSDSSKATKERSPDGPNRSSSLPVESTSPPETPKKHTRAASLHVHPRLPDYDDFVAQLAALKENSKH from the exons atgTTTGAGGGGCGTGCGAGGAGCAAGTTTGTATCCAAATG TAAGTCGGATATTAAGCTGACAAAGACCCGAATCGAGATgataaagaagaagagaaatgcAGTACAAAAGTATTTGAGGAATGACATTGGTGATCTGCTTAGAAATGGATTGGATTACAACGCCTATGGCAgg GCTGAAGGGTTAATCGCCGAGCTCAACAGAACTGATTGTTACGACTTCATCAACCAGTTCTGTGAACAACTCTCAAGTCATCTTGCGGCAATGAGCAAACAGAA GGAATGTCCTGAAGAGTGCAAGGAAGCGGTGTCGTCTCTGGTGTTTGCAGCAGCGAGGTTTGCTGATCTGCCAGAGTTGCGGGACCTGAGAACTTTAGTTTCTGAGAAATATGGGAATTCCCTCGATTGTTACCTCAATAAAGAG TTTGCCAAGAAGATGAAGCCTGACCCTCCTTCAAAAGATCTGAAGCTTCAGTTGTTGCAAGAAATAGCTGCAGATTCCGGCATAGAATGGAACTCAAAAGCTCTCGAAAATAAGCTCTTTAACGACTCTGTAAAACAACAGGTTAATCATGTTTTACTG AGTTTTGCTAGGGAAACGGATGAAAATGTGGACCATTTTGCAATCGAGGAGAAACTTCCTCCTGTCAAGGACATTCATGTAGATTCTGTTGGGAGAACTCAAAAGCATGACGAGCCGGCATTTGCAAGAAATGTTAcgaatgaagaagaagatggcGATAAGTCTCTCAAGTACAAGTCAATTCCTCCTCCTTATACTAAGCCTGAATATGATCAACAAAAGAGCAGTTTGAGAGAAACAAGGAGCGATCCCCGTAAAGAACCTACTGATTCTGAAGATGCTGAAGCACATCATGACAGCAAGGCCAAGCGAATGCTGAATTCCATCAGCAAACGAACCTTTAGATCTCCATGGGGTAAGGGTGTTGTTGGTGGTTCCGAAGGCAACGAGAATGTAAAATTgagcaacaaagaaaaagcagCACAGGGTCAAAGAATCTTGAAATTCTTCGACAAACGTGGCTCTGATGAAATCGATGAAGAAGAAAGGACGATGGATAAGCTTCTGAAGTACTACAGTAGGAAAAAGGGGTCACAAGAAAACAGCAAATCGGATTCAAGCAAAGCCACAAAAGAAAGGAGTCCAGATGGTCCGAACCGATCCTCATCTCTTCCTGTTGAGTCAACAAGTCCACCAGAGACGCCTAAGAAACATACTCGAG